Within the Gammaproteobacteria bacterium genome, the region ACGATGGGCCGTATTCGGATGGAGAAGGGCCATTAAGTATTGGCGCTGAAGTTACCGTCGGACATCAAGCCATGCTGCATGCTTGCACGATTGGAGACCGTTGCTTGATCGGCATGAGTGCGATCATTATGGATGGCGCGGTATTGGAAAACGAGATCCTGATTGCCGCTGGAAGTGTGGTGCCGCCAAACAAAAAACTGGAGAGCCGCTCGCTCTATCGTGGTAATCCGGTTAAACGTATCCGTGATCTGAAGCAGGATGAGATCGAGATGTTGGCTTATTCTGCCAGACATTATGTGAAATTGAAAAATTCCTATTTAGAAGAGTTGGATCCGGCGAGTAATTTATAACGCTGCTTGTACAATTCGAGTGTATCCGGTCGTTGTTTGAACCAGATCCCGAACGCATCGGCGGCCTGTTCGATCAACATACCAAGACCATCCCAGACCCGTTCGGCTCCGTTTTCCTGAGCCCAGTCGCAAAAAATTGTCGAGGTCTTGGTATAAGCCAGGTCCACACAATAGGTGTGCTCACCAATCATGCGAGAATTTACGTTGGGTAAAGTGCCATAAATACTGGCCGAAGTTGCATTAATTATTAGATCAAAGGCTTGTTTGTTCTTGTCCGGATCGAGAACTTTGGCACCACGTTTTTCGCCATAATGCTTGACCAGTTCTTCGGCACGACTCATGGTGCGGTTCAATATATACAGCTCACCTACTTTTTGAACAAACAGGGTAGGTATGATCGCCTGTGCCACACCACCGGCACCGATAACCAGTACACGCTTGTTTTTGGCATCAAATTTCTGATTGTGTCGCAAGTCACGAATAAAACCGGTGGCGTCTGTGTTGTCACCACTGAGTTCGTGGTTCTTGCCCATCCAGACCGTGTTTACCGTACGCGTGGTTTTCGAAATGACACTGTGTTGCTTGCAAAAACGATAGGCCAGGTTTTTATATGGCATGGTTATATTCAATCCGGTACCGCCACCGGCAAAAAAACTGAGTATGGTTTCTTCCACATCTTCTTCGGATGTATCAAATAATGAATACTCCAGATCCATATCAAACTGGGCGGCAAAATGCCCGTGAATTATTGGCGAAAGGCTGTGTTTGACCGGCGAGCCGATCAGTCCACAA harbors:
- the aroE gene encoding shikimate dehydrogenase, with product MEEKKSYHCGLIGSPVKHSLSPIIHGHFAAQFDMDLEYSLFDTSEEDVEETILSFFAGGGTGLNITMPYKNLAYRFCKQHSVISKTTRTVNTVWMGKNHELSGDNTDATGFIRDLRHNQKFDAKNKRVLVIGAGGVAQAIIPTLFVQKVGELYILNRTMSRAEELVKHYGEKRGAKVLDPDKNKQAFDLIINATSASIYGTLPNVNSRMIGEHTYCVDLAYTKTSTIFCDWAQENGAERVWDGLGMLIEQAADAFGIWFKQRPDTLELYKQRYKLLAGSNSSK
- a CDS encoding gamma carbonic anhydrase family protein; the protein is VSIWPMAVVRGDVSTISIGAGSNIQDAAVLHVTHDGPYSDGEGPLSIGAEVTVGHQAMLHACTIGDRCLIGMSAIIMDGAVLENEILIAAGSVVPPNKKLESRSLYRGNPVKRIRDLKQDEIEMLAYSARHYVKLKNSYLEELDPASNL